Proteins encoded by one window of Nocardia goodfellowii:
- a CDS encoding NADH-quinone oxidoreductase subunit M: MNNFPWLTTLWLAPVAGAIVVLVLPPAQRNLARIIAFAFALATLVLAVVTAVRFEPGGEQYQFVESHEWIPAFGAGYTVGIDGIAMVLVLLTTALVPILILAGWNDDREAGGGKRVMHTYLALTLLVEAMVLVSFVALDILLFYIFFEAMLIPMYFLIGGFGSRGGDITASGTTGDEAGKASRQRSRAAVKFLLYNLFGGLIMLAAVIGLYVLTAREGLGPGGVGTFDLRIVVAAANSGQLGAAPAVLNALFLGFMFAFAVKAPLWPLHTWLPDAAVAATPSSAVLMMAVVDKVGTFGMLRYCVLLFPAAAGTYAPLVITLAVIGIVYGAVLAIGQTDVMRLIAYTSISHFGFIILGIFAMTSQGQTGATLYMVNHGISTAALFLIAGFLVSRRGTRLIADYGGVQKVAPVLAGTFFIAGLATLSLPGLAPFVSEFLVLVGTFSRYPAAAVVASAALVLAALYVLWMYQRMMTGPVTTGNEKLRDLVPREYAVVVPLIAALIFLGVYPKPVLDFIDPAVTQTLTTIGREDPKPSVPAVTEAGPAAIPGGTHK; this comes from the coding sequence GTGAACAACTTCCCCTGGTTGACCACCCTGTGGTTGGCTCCGGTCGCCGGTGCGATCGTGGTGCTGGTCCTGCCCCCGGCTCAACGCAACCTCGCCCGCATCATCGCCTTTGCCTTCGCACTGGCGACGCTGGTCCTGGCCGTGGTGACAGCCGTGCGCTTCGAGCCCGGCGGCGAGCAGTACCAGTTCGTCGAATCCCACGAGTGGATACCGGCTTTCGGGGCGGGCTACACCGTCGGCATCGACGGCATCGCCATGGTTCTCGTCCTGCTTACCACCGCCCTGGTACCGATCCTGATACTGGCGGGCTGGAACGACGACCGCGAAGCCGGCGGTGGCAAGCGGGTGATGCACACCTATCTGGCGCTCACCCTGCTGGTCGAAGCCATGGTGCTCGTCTCGTTCGTCGCCCTGGACATCCTGCTGTTCTACATCTTCTTCGAAGCCATGCTCATCCCGATGTACTTCCTCATCGGCGGCTTCGGGTCCCGCGGCGGCGACATCACCGCTTCGGGGACAACCGGAGACGAGGCGGGTAAGGCAAGCCGGCAGCGGTCCCGGGCCGCGGTGAAGTTCTTGCTGTACAACCTGTTCGGCGGACTCATCATGCTGGCCGCGGTGATCGGCCTCTACGTCCTGACCGCCCGCGAAGGCCTCGGACCCGGCGGTGTCGGCACCTTCGATCTCCGGATCGTGGTCGCCGCCGCCAATTCCGGTCAGCTCGGCGCAGCGCCCGCGGTGTTGAACGCGTTGTTCCTCGGCTTCATGTTCGCCTTCGCGGTGAAAGCGCCGCTGTGGCCGCTGCACACCTGGCTGCCCGACGCCGCCGTCGCCGCGACACCGTCGAGCGCGGTGCTGATGATGGCGGTGGTCGACAAGGTCGGCACCTTCGGCATGCTGCGCTACTGTGTGCTGCTGTTCCCCGCTGCCGCCGGAACCTATGCGCCGCTGGTGATTACGCTCGCGGTGATCGGCATCGTCTACGGCGCGGTCCTCGCCATCGGCCAGACCGATGTGATGCGCCTGATCGCCTACACGTCGATCTCGCACTTCGGGTTCATCATCCTCGGCATCTTCGCCATGACCAGCCAGGGTCAGACCGGCGCGACGCTGTACATGGTCAACCACGGCATCTCCACCGCCGCACTGTTCCTGATCGCCGGATTCCTGGTCTCACGCCGCGGCACCCGTCTCATCGCCGACTACGGCGGGGTGCAGAAAGTGGCGCCGGTGCTGGCGGGCACCTTCTTCATCGCCGGTCTCGCCACCCTGTCCCTGCCCGGGCTCGCACCGTTCGTCAGCGAATTCCTGGTTCTGGTCGGAACTTTCAGCCGCTATCCGGCGGCCGCGGTCGTGGCCTCCGCCGCGCTGGTGCTCGCCGCGCTCTACGTGCTGTGGATGTACCAGCGGATGATGACCGGACCGGTCACCACGGGCAACGAGAAACTGCGCGACCTGGTCCCGCGCGAGTACGCCGTGGTGGTGCCACTGATCGCCGCGCTGATCTTTCTCGGCGTGTACCCGAAACCGGTGCTGGACTTCATCGATCCCGCGGTGACCCAGACCTTGACCACCATCGGCCGCGAAGACCCGAAGCCGTCCGTCCCCGCCGTCACCGAGGCCGGACCGGCCGCCATTCCCGGAGGTACGCACAAGTGA
- the nuoL gene encoding NADH-quinone oxidoreductase subunit L produces MGTAMLWLMPALPLAGAVILLLAGRVSDPWGHLLGTVAAVASFGIAAIAFIGMLGRDSADRAIQLDLFEWVPVAGLQVDFGLQLDQLSMCFALLITGVGSLIHIYSIGYMADDPNRRRFFAYLNLFLAAMLLLVLANNYLVLFLGWEGVGLASYLLIGFWHEKPMAATAAKKAFVVNRVGDMGLAIAMFTMFATFGSIGFGDVFAAAPQAGEGTLTAIGLLLLLGACGKSAQVPLQSWLGDAMEGPTPVSALIHAATMVTAGVYLIARSGPIFDLAPNAQLGVVIVGAVTLLFGAIIGCAKDDIKKALAASTMSQIGYMFLAAGLGPAGYAFAIMHLLTHGFFKAGLFLGAGSVMHAMNDETDMRRYGGLRKLLPVTYVTFGLGYLAIIGVPPFAGFFSKDKIIETAFNAGGAKGWTLGTAALIGAGLTAFYMTRVMLMTFFGKTRWKEDTHPHESPASMRGPMLVLAVGSVFSGGLLVLGSSLQNWLAPVVGEHHGEHLLPAWVVTAMALIVVALGAGVAYREYALREIPETAPVPAGVLTVAARRDLYGDAFNEGVFMRPGRHFTRALVFLDNRGVDGIVNGTAAFIGGMSGRVRRVQTGFVRSYALSMFTGAALVAAALLAVRIW; encoded by the coding sequence ATGGGGACGGCAATGCTCTGGCTCATGCCCGCCCTGCCGCTGGCGGGCGCGGTAATCCTGCTGCTGGCCGGACGTGTCAGCGACCCGTGGGGCCACCTGCTCGGCACCGTCGCCGCGGTGGCCTCCTTCGGTATCGCCGCGATCGCGTTCATCGGCATGCTCGGTCGCGACTCGGCCGACCGCGCCATCCAGCTGGACCTGTTCGAATGGGTCCCCGTGGCCGGCCTGCAGGTCGACTTCGGGCTCCAACTCGATCAGCTGTCGATGTGTTTCGCGCTGCTGATCACCGGTGTGGGTTCGCTGATCCACATCTACTCGATCGGCTACATGGCCGACGATCCGAACCGGCGCCGATTCTTCGCCTACCTCAATCTGTTCCTCGCGGCCATGCTGCTGCTGGTGCTGGCGAACAACTATCTGGTGCTCTTCCTCGGCTGGGAAGGCGTCGGCTTGGCGTCCTACCTGCTGATCGGGTTCTGGCACGAAAAGCCCATGGCCGCAACGGCTGCCAAGAAGGCGTTCGTGGTCAACCGAGTCGGCGACATGGGGCTGGCGATCGCCATGTTCACCATGTTCGCCACCTTCGGGAGCATCGGATTCGGTGACGTGTTCGCCGCCGCACCGCAGGCCGGCGAAGGCACGCTGACCGCGATCGGGTTGCTGTTGCTGCTCGGCGCGTGCGGCAAGTCCGCGCAGGTACCGCTGCAATCCTGGCTCGGGGACGCGATGGAAGGCCCCACCCCGGTGTCGGCGCTCATCCACGCGGCGACCATGGTCACCGCCGGCGTCTACCTGATCGCGCGATCCGGCCCGATCTTCGATCTGGCGCCGAACGCGCAACTGGGCGTGGTGATCGTCGGCGCGGTCACGTTGCTTTTCGGTGCGATCATCGGCTGCGCGAAGGACGACATCAAGAAGGCCCTCGCCGCGTCCACCATGAGCCAGATCGGCTACATGTTCCTGGCCGCCGGGCTCGGGCCGGCCGGGTACGCGTTCGCGATCATGCACCTGCTGACGCACGGCTTCTTCAAGGCCGGGCTGTTCCTCGGGGCCGGGTCGGTGATGCACGCGATGAACGACGAGACCGATATGCGGCGCTACGGCGGGCTGCGAAAGTTGTTGCCGGTCACCTACGTGACGTTCGGACTCGGGTACCTGGCGATCATCGGGGTGCCGCCGTTCGCCGGATTCTTCTCCAAGGACAAGATCATCGAGACGGCGTTCAACGCCGGCGGCGCGAAGGGCTGGACCCTCGGCACCGCCGCGCTGATCGGCGCGGGTCTAACCGCGTTCTATATGACGCGCGTGATGCTGATGACCTTCTTCGGCAAGACCCGCTGGAAGGAAGACACCCATCCGCACGAGTCGCCGGCCAGCATGCGCGGGCCGATGCTGGTGCTGGCCGTCGGTTCGGTGTTCTCCGGTGGGCTGCTGGTCCTGGGCTCGTCACTGCAGAACTGGCTGGCGCCGGTCGTCGGCGAACATCACGGCGAGCACCTGCTGCCCGCCTGGGTGGTCACCGCGATGGCGTTGATCGTGGTCGCCCTCGGTGCCGGTGTGGCCTACCGGGAGTACGCCCTGCGGGAAATCCCCGAGACCGCACCGGTTCCGGCCGGTGTGCTCACCGTGGCGGCCCGCCGGGACCTCTACGGCGATGCCTTCAACGAGGGCGTGTTCATGCGGCCGGGCCGGCATTTCACCCGGGCACTGGTCTTCCTCGACAACCGCGGCGTCGACGGAATCGTCAACGGCACAGCGGCATTCATCGGCGGTATGTCGGGCCGCGTGCGCCGCGTCCAAACCGGATTCGTGCGGTCCTACGCGCTGTCCATGTTCACCGGCGCCGCCCTGGTGGCCGCCGCTCTGCTGGCGGTGAGGATCTGGTGA
- the nuoK gene encoding NADH-quinone oxidoreductase subunit NuoK yields MNPENYLYLSALLFTIGAAGVLLRRNAIVVFMCIELMLNAVNLAFVTFARLHANLDGQVFAFFTMVVAAAEVVVGLAIIMTIFRARRSTSVDAANLLKF; encoded by the coding sequence GTGAACCCAGAGAACTATCTGTATCTGTCCGCCCTGCTGTTCACCATCGGCGCGGCCGGAGTCCTGCTGCGGCGCAATGCCATCGTGGTGTTCATGTGCATCGAGCTGATGCTGAACGCGGTGAACCTGGCGTTCGTCACCTTCGCCCGGCTGCACGCCAACCTCGACGGTCAGGTCTTCGCGTTCTTCACGATGGTCGTGGCCGCGGCCGAAGTCGTGGTGGGCCTCGCGATCATCATGACCATCTTCCGTGCCCGCCGGTCGACCTCGGTCGACGCCGCCAACCTGTTGAAGTTCTGA
- a CDS encoding NADH-quinone oxidoreductase subunit J has protein sequence MNEFLIAAEPLTETGTGEAVQFWILAPLAALGALGMVFSAKAVHSAICLAATMIALAVMYIAQDALFLGVVQIVVYTGAVMMLFLFVLMLVGVDSGESLKETIKGQRAAACAVGLGFGILFISGIANGIRDSGITFPATGFAGRDVIGELAELIFVKYVWAFELTGALLIAATIGAMVLAHRDQLEPKLGQREMSRMRFRDGKSRATPLPTPGVYARHNAVDVPARLPDGSFAEHSVSTILRHRRDKALTEAAVISVGSETVPDRAPSPRSDQTNQHEEGKR, from the coding sequence GTGAACGAATTCCTCATCGCAGCAGAGCCTTTGACGGAAACCGGCACCGGCGAAGCGGTGCAGTTCTGGATCCTCGCCCCACTCGCCGCCCTCGGCGCACTCGGCATGGTGTTCTCCGCGAAAGCCGTGCACTCGGCGATCTGCCTGGCCGCCACCATGATCGCGCTGGCCGTCATGTACATCGCCCAGGACGCGCTGTTCCTGGGCGTCGTGCAGATCGTCGTCTACACCGGCGCGGTCATGATGCTGTTCCTGTTCGTGCTGATGCTCGTCGGCGTGGACTCCGGGGAATCGCTGAAGGAGACCATCAAGGGTCAGCGGGCGGCCGCCTGCGCGGTCGGGCTCGGGTTCGGCATCCTGTTCATCAGCGGCATCGCCAACGGCATCCGCGATTCCGGAATCACCTTCCCCGCCACGGGATTCGCCGGTCGCGACGTGATCGGCGAACTCGCCGAGCTGATCTTCGTCAAATACGTCTGGGCGTTCGAGCTCACCGGCGCGCTGCTCATCGCCGCCACCATCGGCGCCATGGTGCTCGCCCACCGCGATCAGCTGGAACCCAAGCTCGGCCAGCGCGAGATGTCGCGGATGCGGTTCCGGGACGGCAAGAGTCGAGCGACCCCGCTGCCCACCCCGGGCGTGTACGCCCGGCACAACGCGGTCGACGTTCCCGCCCGGCTGCCCGACGGCTCCTTCGCGGAGCACTCGGTGAGCACCATCCTGCGGCACCGCCGCGACAAAGCACTGACCGAAGCAGCCGTCATCTCGGTCGGCTCCGAGACGGTCCCGGACCGCGCGCCGAGCCCGCGCAGCGATCAGACGAATCAGCACGAGGAAGGCAAGCGGTGA